One stretch of Punica granatum isolate Tunisia-2019 chromosome 5, ASM765513v2, whole genome shotgun sequence DNA includes these proteins:
- the LOC116208171 gene encoding myosin-6-like isoform X6 has product MIREGISQAILVSGESGAGKTESTKMLMSYLAFMGGRAASEGRTVEQQVLESNPVLEAFGNAKTVRNNNSSRFGKFVELQFDESGRISGAAIRTYLLERSRVCQLSDPERNYHCFYMLCAAPSEDVEKYKLGDPRNFHYLNQSNCFEVDGLDDSKEYLATRKAMDVVGISSNEQDAIFRVVAAILHLGNIEFAKGEEADSSEPKNDESRFHLKMAAALFMCDDKALEDSLCKRVIMTRDEAITKWLNPEAAAVNRDALAKIVYSRLFDWIVERINSSIGQDPHSKFIIGVLDIYGFESFKTNSFEQFCINLTNEKLQQHFNQHVFKMEQEEYTREEIDWSYIEFIDNQDVLDLIEKKPGGIIALLDEACMFPRSTHETFAEKLYQTFKDHKRFSKPKLSRTDFTICHYAGDVTYQTEFFLDKNKDYVVPEHQALLSDSRCSFIKDLFPPLPEESSKTSKFSSIGSRFKQQLQALLETLSATEPHYVRCVKPNNLLKPSSFENSNVLQQLRCGGVMEAIRISCAGYPTRKTFDEFVSRFGIFSPDVLRGGTDEVAACKKILEKANLQGYQIGKTKLFLRAGQMAEMDARRNEVLGISAIKIQRKVRTYFTRKSFIMLQHSAIQIQAICRGEVARNQYESMRMEAACLKIQNIWRMCLAREAYNSLCYSALCIQAGLRGMAARNELQYRKRTEAAITIQSHCRKFLARLHYLRLRKAAIAMQCAWRGKVARRELRKLRIAAKETGALQAAKTKLEKEVEQLTWHLQLEKRMRADLEEAKTQENRKLLSALQDMKIQLEETKAMLLKERESAKLGAEQAPAVNEIPVDEMMEKLAAENENLKALVNSLEKKIDGTQKKYEESNKLSEERLQQALAAESKIIELKTAMQRLEEKVSDMEADDQILRQQLMTNTSMKKMSAHLSMSKDQPIENGHHIPVPVKSLVSESCKRKSIEKQQESVDALIKCVSQHQGFSEGKPVAAFTIYKCLLHWRSFEAEKTSVFDRLIQVIGAQLEKQDDNEHMIYWLSNTSTLLFMLQRSLKATCSSSGTPTKKPTSLFERMTRSFRASPSSAHLEVVPQVDAKYPALLFRQQLTAYVETFYGIIWDNLKNELSSSLSSCLQQPSTSSSNLSREPEGSFNNSSQASPWKSITESLNSLLSTLKNNYVPLVLGEKIFRQTFQYINVQLFNSLLLRQECCTFSNGEYIKAGLDELEIWCNEATREYAGSSWDELKHIRQAVGFLVIHQKSRITYDDITNDLCPILSVQQLYHMCMLYCDDNYNTPSVAPEVISSLRVLMTENSNGDDESISVLLGDNSSIPFSVEEISNPFHPKDFSVVKPAAELLKNPAFQFLQE; this is encoded by the exons TCCAATCCTGTTTTAGAAGCATTTGGTAATGCCAAGACTGTCAGAAATAACAACTCTAG TCGTTTTGGTAAATTCGTGGAGTTACAATTTGATGAAAGTGGAAGAATTTCGGGAGCGGCAATAAGAACATATTTATTAGAACGCTCACGTGTTTGTCAATTGTCTGATCCTGAGAGAAACTACCATTGCTTTTATATGCTCTGTGCTGCACCTTCAGAG GACGTTGAGAAGTATAAATTGGGAGACCCCAGGAATTTTCATTATCTTAACCAGTCGAATTGCTTTGAGGTTGACGGGTTGGATGATTCAAAGGAGTATCTTGCCACTAGGAAGGCTATGGATGTTGTTGGGATTAGCTCTAATGAACAG GATGCAATATTCCGAGTTGTTGCTGCTATACTTCATTTAGGAAACATTGAATTTGCGAAGGGGGAGGAGGCGGATTCTTCTGAACCCAAGAATGATGAGTCTCGCTTTCATCTTAAGATGGCTGCTGCACTTTTTAT GTGTGATGATAAGGCTCTTGAAGATTCCCTGTGCAAACGGGTAATTATGACTCGTGATGAGGCCATAACAAAGTGGCTCAACCCAGAGGCCGCAGCTGTCAATAGAGATGCTTTAGCTAAGATCGTTTATTCGAGATTGTTTGATTG GATTGTGGAGAGGATCAATAGCTCGATTGGACAAGATCCTCattcaaaattcattattgGGGTTCTAGATATATATGGATTTGAGAGTTTCAAGACGAACAG CTTCGAGCAATTTTGCATTAACTTGACAAATGAAAAATTGCAGCAACATTTTAATCAG caTGTCTTTAAGATGGAACAGGAAGAATATACCCGAGAGGAAATTGACTGGAGTTATATAGAATTCATTGACAATCAAGATGTCCTCGATCTGATAGAGAAG AAACCAGGTGGGATCATCGCTCTTTTGGATGAGGCCTG CATGTTCCCAAGATCTACCCATGAGACCTTTGCTGAAAAGCTTTATCAGACATTTAAAGATCATAAGCGCTTCAGCAAACCAAAGTTGTCAAGAACCGATTTCACGATCTGCCATTACGCTGGGGAT GTAACATACCAAACAGAATTTTTCCTCGACAAAAACAAGGACTATGTTGTTCCTGAGCATCAAGCCCTCCTGAGTGATTCTAGATGTTCCTTCATTAAGGACCTATTCCCACCTCTACCTGAGGAATCATCCAAGACATCAAAGTTCTCATCAATAGGTTCTAGGTTTAAG CAACAACTACAAGCTTTGCTTGAAACACTCAGCGCTACCGAGCCTCATTATGTCCGCTGTGTTAAGCCAAATAATCTTCTTAAGCCGTCGAGTTTTGAGAACAGCAATGTCCTGCAGCAACTACGATGTGGT GGAGTCATGGAGGCAATAAGGATAAGCTGCGCGGGATACCCCACAAGAAAGACTTTTGATGAATTTGTTTCTCGCTTTGGCATTTTCTCCCCAGATGTTCTTCGTGGAGG CACTGATGAGGTTGCTGCCTGCAAGAAGATATTAGAGAAAGCCAACCTTCAAGGTTACCAG ATTGGAAAGACAAAACTATTTCTTCGGGCTGGTCAGATGGCAGAAATGGATGCCCGTAGAAATGAGGTTTTAGGGATATCAGCaatcaaaattcaaagaaaagtTCGCACATATTTCACTCGCAAAAGCTTCATTATGTTGCAGCATTCCGCCATTCAAATTCAAGCCATCTGTAGGG GAGAAGTGGCACGGAATCAATATGAAAGCATGAGAATGGAAGCTGCTTGCCTGAAAATCCAAAATATATGGAGAATGTGCCTTGCAAGGGAAGCTTACAATAGCCTTTGCTATTCTGCTCTTTGTATTCAAGCAGGCTTGCGTGGAATGGCTGCTCGTAATGAGCTCCAGTACAGAAAGCGGACAGAGGCTGCAATCACCATCCAG AGTCATTGTCGGAAATTCTTGGCTCGACTACATTATCTGAGACTAAGAAAAGCAGCAATTGCAATGCAATGTGCCTGGCGAGGAAAGGTTGCACGGAGAGAGTTGCGGAAGCTTAGAATT GCTGCTAAAGAAACTGGAGCTCTTCAAGCTGCAAAAACTAAGTTGGAAAAGGAGGTTGAACAGCTAACCTGGCATTTACAGCTGGAGAAGCGAATGAGG GCTGATCTTGAGGAAGCTAAAACCCAAGAGAACAGGAAGTTGCTGTCTGCTTTGCAAGATATGAAAATTCAGCTCGAAGAAACGAAGGCCATGCTTCTCAAGGAGCGTGAGTCCGCCAAACTAGGGGCTGAGCAAGCTCCAGCAGTAAATGAGATACCTGTTGACGAGATGATGGAAAAACTTGCGGCCGAGAATGAGAATCTCAAG GCTCTTGTCAATTcgttggaaaagaaaattgatggAACTCAGAAGAAATATGAAGAGTCGAACAAGCTCAGTGAAGAGAGGCTCCAGCAGGCCTTGGCGGCAGAGTCAAAAATAATCGAGTTGAAGACTGCCATGCAAAG GCTTGAAGAGAAAGTGTCCGATATGGAAGCTGATGATCAAATTCTTAGGCAGCAACTTATGACAAACACATCGATGAAGAAAATGTCAGCACATTTGTCCATGAGCAAGGATCAG CCCATAGAAAATGGTCACCAT ATCCCTGTACCAGTAAAAAGTTTAGTTTCGGAGTCTTGCAAGAGGAAATCTATCGAAAAGCAGCAG GAGAGTGTAGACGCGCTTATCAAATGTGTCAGCCAGCATCAAGGTTTTAGTGAAGGCAAACCTGTTGCTGCATTTACTATCTACAAATGCCTTTTACATTGGAGATCATTTGAAGCGGAAAAAACTAGTGTCTTTGATCGACTGATTCAGGTTATTGGTGCTCAACTTGAG AAACAGGACGATAATGAGCATATGATCTACTGGCTATCGAACACTTCTACATTGTTGTTTATGCTTCAACGCAGTTTAAAGGCTACTTGTTCATCTAGTGGGACCCCAACTAAGAAGCCCACATCATTATTTGAGAGGATGACACGG AGTTTTCGTGCCTCTCCTTCTTCAGCCCACCTTGAGGTAGTACCACAAGTTGATGCCAAGTACCCAGCTTTGCTTTTTAGGCAGCAGCTTACAGCCTACGTTGAGACTTTCTATGGAATTATTTGGGACAATCTTAAGAATGAATTGTCATCGTCTCTTTCCTCTTGCTTACAG CAACCAAGCACATCGAGTTCAAATTTGTCCAGAGAGCCTGAAGGGTCCTTCAATAACTCTTCCCAAGCTAGTCCCTGGAAAAGCATCACTGAGAGCCTCAATAGTCTTTTATCTACATTGAAGAATAACTAT GTGCCTCTGGTTCTTGGCGAGAAGATCTTTAGACAAACTTTTCAGTATATCAATGTCCAGCTATTTAATAG CTTGCTACTAAGGCAAGAATGCTGCACCTTTAGCAATGGGGAATATATCAAGGCTGGTTTGGATGAATTAGAGATATGGTGCAATGAAGCAACCAGAGAG TATGCAGGCTCGTCCTGGGATGAACTTAAACACATCAGGCAGGCTGTTGGATTCTTG GTTATCCACCAGAAGTCGAGAATCACCTATGATGATATTACTAATGACCTCTGTCCG ATACTGAGTGTCCAGCAGCTATATCACATGTGCATGCTGTATTGTGATGACAACTACAATACTCCGAGTGTAGCTCCTGAA GTAATATCAAGCCTACGAGTTCTCATGACAGAGAACTCCAATGGCGATGATGAAAGCATCTCCGTTTTATTAGGTGATAACTCCAG CATTCCATTCTCTGTCGAAGAGATCTCGAATCCATTCCACCCGAAAGACTTTTCTGTTGTGAAACCTGCTGCAGAACTTCTCAAGAATCCGGCCTTCCAATTTTTACAGGAGTGA